The Equus quagga isolate Etosha38 chromosome 19, UCLA_HA_Equagga_1.0, whole genome shotgun sequence DNA segment AGCACTGGATCTGTGTTCGAGAGGTGGGAGGTGCCTACTACAACCTCGACTCCAAACTGAAGATGCCCGAGTGGATTGGAGGCGAGAGCGAGCTCAGGTGCTGTGTGGCTGATGTGTTGGACTCCGTGTGTGTGGATGGGGGACCAACAGTGGTGTGTGGGGGAAGCTGAGCTCTGGTTATTTGACAAAGGAAATGAGATTTCTACCTCCTTTGATTGCCTCCCTGCCTTATTTAGAGTCATAGGGTCTCAGGCTTGAAAGACCTGAGTCTTTGATGGCCCCTGAGGACTCTCCCTTTGGTAGACAAGTTCCAGCACCTGCGATGCTGGCCTTCTGGTCTGTTGGGACTGGCATTGTAACGTTCTCTCCACTTAAACCACTGTGACAGTGTAGTTTCCAGTTCAGGGAAAGGAAGACAAACATTCAGGCGAGAGAGGGCTGAGTTTCCGTGGGactcaaaaagaatttttttccccctaattttctttttccttcaattaGAAGTCCTTTAACTTAGAGAACTTTGGGCTCTGTTCCTCACAGAAGCAGCTACTGTTGACAATAATATGTGAGGCTGAGCAAAAATTCAGATTGGAAATCTAACTGGACGGATTGAAGGGTAACCAAGTGTGCAGCCCTCCAAGAACAGATCACTAGTAGAGTGTTTTTAGGACTGCCAAGGGTATAAGTAATAAGGTTATTGGTGAACATGTGGCCCCAAGACTGGAATTTGCAATTGCACcagcatttcattttctctttcatctacCCTTTTTTCCCATAGGAAATTTCTAAAACATCATTTGCGAGGAAAGAACTGTGAACTCCTCCTGGTGGTAACAGAAGAGGTGGAGGCCCATCAGAGTTGGAGGACTGACGTGTAACGCAGTTCTGCccaaccctccctcccctcagcccgcCAGGTCCCCCGTGGTGTGCTGTGGCCTGTACAGTGGCTCTGTCCTTGCCGCTTCCCCAAACATCTCATCGGGTTTTTCCCCTCAGATTTGACCGTGCAATAGGACAGATATGTGACTGTTAGAAGAACCAACCAGCATAATTCATTCCTGGGAAAGGAAGGTAGGAGCTCTGTGCACTTAGGGCAAGCAGTGGAAGACCCTTGTTTCatttgagagaggaaaaagaaaggtgGGTCCTAGcatattttcccctttcctgTGAGGACTTGACAGAGGCTCTGCTGGAGTTCACTGCTGCTCTGACTCACCCGGAGATGCTGCCTCCACTTCCCTTTTCCTGGCAACCAGTGGGTCTGAAGAACCGTACATGCAAAGCCCATGTGACTAGCTTGAAGGACCCAGAGCAAAAGGGCCTCTCAGGAAACCATCTCTAAAACCCCAGCAGCGGTACAGCGTGCCATCTCCAACCCTTAATGCCACCCCTACCCCATTTTTAAGGGTGGTTTATGGCCATCCTTGGAGTTTTATAATGAAAAGTTCTCTAATATTCCACAACAGGTGGTTGAATCCTGCAATATTCTAGCATGACAGGGTGAGCTAGATACCTAAGAGGACTTGGCCAAAGCCAGACCGGGGCAGGCACGGCCGGCCTGTCTGCCTCACTCCAGCGTTGTCCCTGCCACTTCACTACGTTGATTTAGGAGGCTCTGGGGCATAAGACAGGCAAAAGGGGTTTTCCCTGTTGACCCTCTCTGGCAAAATCAGGAAATAAGTCTGCCGTCGACATCAAATTCCACTAGTTTGAGAGAGTTGGGTGAGGAAACTATTGTGAAGATAAGCTTCTCAGAGATTAAGAACAGCCTGCATTGATAGAAGTCCTAGGCTCAGAGTCACTATAGTGACAAGAAGCAGAGCCCTCCAGTTGGGTGGTTATGTGCATTATGTTACAGGACCTGGGTTTGTCATCTTTCTGTAGATTCCTTTACAAATGGACTGAGAATTGACCCGCCCCTACCTCTTTAGATAGTTGTTAGGCCACTTTTCTCTCGtgactttggaaaacaaaagagaaggagggggagtaGGTATCATACCACACTGTGTGTCACCAAAATGGTTGTGGTTGCCTCAAGGCGGGTGGGCAGGCAGAGATGGCCTGTCCAGCGCTTACACATCAATGGCCTTGGCAGGTCTGAGAGCTGCCCCACTGGCCAGACTTCTCTCCAGCAGCGGAGCCAGCCTGGGGCTTGCATGTCAAACCTGAGCAGGCTTCACAGGATGCAGCTGAGGCTTCCTCCCCACTGTGACTGGAGTGCATGTTTACACCAGCACTTTTTCTGCACATGTATCTTCAATCCAAGGCCGTTTTTTGTGCTGAGTAACAGAGGCCACCAAGCGGCTACTGCATTACACCCTCTCGGCAGCTGGCCGCAGTCTCTTCTGCACCATTTTCTACACACCTGCTTGGCACCACAGGGAGCTCTTTACCCCTGCACAATGACATTCCAGCCACCACCAGCCAGAAGTTACAGCCAACCTTGCTGACTGTCACAAGCAGGACCTTGGGTCCATTGGCACTGTCAGTGATAGTAAGCCATTTCCCGGGAAGAGGAGGAAACTCCTCCCCACCAGTCTGCTTGGGCCTGTGCAAATGGCACTTCAGAGGAGTCCCCATGCACTGGGAGTCCATGAGCCAATGGGATATGCAAAGACATTTCAGGGCTGGTTTCTCTGTTCATATCCAATTCCGGTGCTTAGGAACAGGGACCCATGCTGATGCCCAAGGGCAAAAAGCCCCACTTCCTTTAAGGAAGGGGGCAGGCCTGACCCTGATGCCCAGTAAGGGGCAACCctaggctttttgtttttcttgcttataTTCCCGTTTTTGTTGGCCTTGTGCTGGGTTTGTTTACAAAAGATGTATTTTGTttaaccaaatattaaaaatggaaaactgtaCATAAATCTCTGCCTGCCTGAATTCTGTAATTATgtacataaagggaaaaaaaggaaacgtGATATTGCTTTAGAAGGAATTCACTACCATCCTAAGTCACCTTTGGAGATAAGTTCTGCTTCGGTCAAACCTCTCACctcaaaaaccagacaaaatagTCACCAAGTAGGATTTGGTTCAAAAGAAGCTCCAGGAATTTACTAGGCTCAACAATTTGAAGACCCTAATCTAAGTACGCGTTTCCTTTACTAGTACTGCCAGGTGACTAGTGCTTTTCCCTGGTTAACAAGTGGAAGATCATGTATCTTAACAGGGCCTGGGTGGCCCCAGTACCAAGAGCATAGCAGGATCCTGAGTCTGACTGCCTACATTTGAATTCAGATCTGGCATTTCCTGTGTGGCCTGGTACAGaatacttaacctttctgtgactgtttcctcctctgtaaaatggaaatactgcTACCTCCTAAATGGTATAGTATGGTTCTGATAAATAACCCACGTAAAAGGCTTATACTGTTACTAGCACAatgctaaaaaaaatttatgttaaatggaaaaactgTGAAGTTCAAAGACAGGACCTCAACTGGCCTCACCATTAATAGCTCATCTCAGCAATTATTTTTAGGAGAACAAACCAAAAAGTTCTATTTGCaaccttcccctccccagcctaGAAATCCGTACTATGTCCTCCCCTCCAAATCCTTTATAACTGTACTGTCACTGTAGACTGCACAAGTACACGGACCCAGTCGTTTGTTGATGGATCTAAAAGTGATTGCCTGAATTCAGAGCAAAGATTACTATTATGAGGTTCTTGGCCAAAAATGAACTTTTTTCCACTTATGGAAATTTAACTAACTTGGGCCTAAGCGGTCAGTCACTGTTAAATGACGGTGCCGGCTTAGGTTAGAGGCAATGTGAGGGGTAGTACGTGCCTTTGCCCTTCTAAAAGCGGTTAAGGAATTTTGAGGCGTGTAGCACAAGCACATGGATGACACTTCTGGGTggaatcatttttaatatttaaatacaaaaagtgAGCActaacctttttttctcttttagactCGCACACAGGTCTAATAGCCAAAATGTGTAGAGGAAATGAGCTCCTGCTCTGTCCTCCACAGTCCCCGTCCTGTGGCCAAAGCTGCTGCCGGCCCTCCCTCCTTTCCAACCTACATCGAGATTCACAGTGGCTGCTTTTACACTACAGCTGTAACGCGTTTGTATCTTACAGTGTGTGCATGGCCCTCCCTGACAGCTCcattcttcaaaacaaaacagtCACCTATGGTCAGGGGTACATCCTTCCCAATGGCATCAGTTCCTACCCCACAATGGGAGAGTGGGGAGATCTTGCAGTCAGGAGTAATTTAGTGAAGGGGTGGGATGCCCAGAGCTGGAGTAACCGTCTGCATTGCTGCACTCTGGTATCAGAGTGAGAAGAGAATAAGTCAGGAGAGCATGGAGGGCACAGTTCTAAGTTGGGGGCTCTCTCCGTCAGACAGTGTGGAGAGAATTCTCGCCACCAGGTTTAGATAGATCATTGTgccaaagtttaaaaagaaattccaaataaTCAGCAGTTCAAACACTATTGAATTTTCAAACTTCGCCCACCAAGACAGGTCAAATATAGCAGTGACAATCTAGAGCTTTCCAGGAAGTGAAGGTAGAGCCCCTGGCATTCCTCCTGACAGCCCGGTGTTAGGCCCTAGAAGtatctggaaaagaaaaggagaggtgTAAGGCATTGTGCAGGCCTAGGGATCTCATTTTCATCATACCTAACAGGGCATGCAGACGAGGTCTACAAAAACAATGCTGAGAGCACAGGCTGGGTCCCAGTTGCCACCCACACACTAACTGCTGGTCCACCCAGGTGCTGGAGAAAGAACGAACTTGCGTCTCCACCACTGGCAAAAAGCCCAAGGTCTGGGCTCACCTGCCGTTGCTGCAGTTGCTGCTGCTGTTCCATTTGCAACTTCTCAGTCTCAAAGACGACAGGAAGAACCAGGATCATGAAGGAGGTGGTCCCAATCCACAAGGCTGCCCTGGAAAACCTGCAGAGGGAGTGTGAGCATGATGGCAAAACACACAAACAGCTTCACCGAGGACGAACCAGCAACCAAACCTCTCACGCTTTACTCAGTGTTTCTGATATGTGTCTTCTACCCAACTCTTGCACCAACTCCTCCCCAAAACAGGAGAAGCAGTGCTGGTGGCTGTACATCTAGTGAGAGCAGTTTCAACATTCCCCCGAGTTCTTACAAAGCTCCTTACGCGTTAATTATCTCACACAGTCTGAAATGATCCTCACTTTACACAAAAGGAAATTGAGACCAGGAAAGGTTAAGGTACCACCAGTCCAAGGTCACTCAATGATCCAGGTGGCAGGCTGGCCTCCAACCCAGGTCAGCCGCCTCCAGAACCCGCGTTCATTCACGGCACCTCAGTCACCCCAGGCACACCCCAACGTCTTTGCCCTCGTTCCTTACCTGTACATTTTCTGAgccacaaagagagagagatcaaaagTGGCTCCAGCCGCGGACCGGACCCTCTCCGGGAACATCTCCGTCAGACCCCAGAGCCTCTCCGACAGGGTCTCATCTAGCTGTGGTGGACGAGACGCGGGTCTTCGCCGAAGCAGCAGCAACCCGCCCCCCCTCGACGCCAGGACACGCCGAGCCCCCTGGAACGAGGGAGCCCCGGGCCCAGcggagcccccagccccgcctcccgGAGAAGACGCCTCCGCTCCGACCTCTCCGGGCTCCGCGACGCGCCCTCGCCCCAATCCCGCAGCACGCGGAGCCCACAGCCCCGGGCGGGCCGCTGCCCGCCGTGCCCTcgctccccgccccgccccgccgggcCCCAGTACCTCTTCGTCGtcctcctcttccagctcctcTTCAGTCTTCTCGGCATCGCCTTTCGGAAGCAATTCGTCCGGGGACAGGGGCGCCCCATGgccggaggcggcggcggcggcggcggcagccaTGACTGTAGGGGGACACCGGAAACGGAAGAGAGGAGACGAGTGCAGCGCCGCCGGCGGACAGAGCTGCCCTTCCGGTAGCCTGAGGCTGGCAGGCTGGGGGAGAGCGACGCCCTCTGCCGGCCGTCCTCCCCGCCTTCAGCCAAGTCGGCGGGGCCGAGACTGAGTGGACTTGAGAAACCCCTAGGAAACTGTTGAGGTGCGGAGTCGGGCAGCTTCCGCAGTAATTCTGTGCCGTGGGTTTAGGGTGGCCCAGAAACCTGCGTTTTAACAAGCCTCCCGGGGATCACACTTAGACAAACGCTAATCCCGTTTCATCTCCCTGAGAAGGATGTTATTTGGTAGGAGTAAATTAGAAATTTGGAGGTTTCTTGGCCTTTTGAGGAAACGGCAAGTAAACAGTCCCAATGAACCAAAACAAAGGCGAGGGTTAACACTAAGTACCAGGCATTGTGTGCGTGCGTGTCACAGAAACCTGAGGTAGGACTGTCGTCCcgttttagaaatgaggaaattgaggcacagcaCAGGGCTGCCGCAACCATTTCTGCAGGACAGATTTCTAGAAGTGGGTTTGCTGGCCAAAAagtatgaacttttaaaattttcctaggTATTAGCCAATTGCCCTCGAAATTATATCACATACTTTCACAATAGTAAATGGAAGTGTCCTTTTCCTCACACCCTCCCCAGCATTAGGTATGAtccctattttaattttttgcctaTATGATAGGtgaaaatgcttctttttctGTGCCCCACA contains these protein-coding regions:
- the TOMM22 gene encoding mitochondrial import receptor subunit TOM22 homolog — encoded protein: MAAAAAAAASGHGAPLSPDELLPKGDAEKTEEELEEEDDEELDETLSERLWGLTEMFPERVRSAAGATFDLSLFVAQKMYRFSRAALWIGTTSFMILVLPVVFETEKLQMEQQQQLQQRQILLGPNTGLSGGMPGALPSLPGKL